The Martelella sp. AD-3 genome includes a region encoding these proteins:
- the aspT gene encoding aspartate-alanine antiporter: protein MLDWLFTTLRMNVEIPLFLSLLLGYSLGRVKIAGISLGDVTATLLAALVIGQIGIHISPDVKIIFFMFYLFAVGYSAGPQFVRGLFSGGLQQALFAVLVCGLSLGSVYLAVRIAGYDVGIAAGLYAGSTTTSSALGLSQTAIEQSSLAASAKAASAQILPAAFSISYVIGTFGSVVMLGILGPRLLNIDLPAACRDYARRIGGADDDRGSPKAWHQYVARAFLIDPQSAIAGLTVGQTEHFFHNHRMYIGRVRRNGAVVEATVDMVLEAGDVVAIAGAREVLLEEVGKALREVDDPELLGVSIEGTDILITARSIHRKTLRELAQMPETRGIFLTEIRRGAMSVAIPILPETQLFRGDVVRVTGRPADISAAAGRFGYLDRETERADIAFIGAAIVIGALIGSLTLKIGEVPLTLSTAGGVLLVGLLLGWLRSIRPAFGRVPRATSWFMNSIGLNMFIAVVGLTAGPGIVAGLKELGVVFVAWTVFAAALPMLLSLYIGKYLFRFDDAIVLGCCAGSRTAAAALSMITDRAGSQIPAIGYSVGYATSSTILTLLGIVIVLIS, encoded by the coding sequence ATGCTGGACTGGCTGTTCACAACGCTGCGGATGAATGTCGAAATTCCGCTGTTTCTGTCCTTGCTGCTGGGCTATTCCCTGGGACGCGTGAAAATTGCAGGCATCTCCCTCGGAGACGTGACGGCCACCTTGCTGGCCGCTCTGGTGATCGGGCAGATCGGCATTCATATCTCTCCGGACGTGAAGATCATTTTCTTCATGTTCTATCTTTTCGCTGTGGGATACAGCGCCGGCCCGCAATTTGTCCGCGGTCTGTTCTCAGGCGGCCTGCAACAGGCCCTGTTCGCGGTCCTCGTCTGCGGTCTCAGTCTTGGTTCCGTCTATCTTGCGGTCAGGATTGCCGGATACGACGTGGGTATTGCCGCGGGTCTTTATGCCGGTTCGACGACAACGTCTTCCGCACTTGGCCTTTCGCAAACCGCCATTGAGCAGTCTTCGCTCGCGGCTTCCGCGAAAGCTGCGAGCGCGCAGATACTGCCGGCGGCCTTTTCGATCAGCTATGTTATCGGGACGTTCGGATCGGTCGTCATGCTCGGCATTCTGGGGCCGAGGCTCCTGAATATCGATCTTCCCGCGGCTTGCCGCGACTATGCCAGGCGGATCGGCGGCGCGGACGACGATCGCGGCAGCCCGAAGGCGTGGCACCAGTATGTCGCGCGCGCCTTTCTCATCGACCCCCAGTCGGCAATAGCCGGACTTACGGTGGGGCAGACCGAGCACTTTTTCCACAATCACCGCATGTATATCGGCCGGGTCCGGCGAAACGGCGCGGTTGTCGAGGCCACGGTCGATATGGTTCTGGAGGCCGGCGATGTCGTTGCGATTGCGGGTGCGCGCGAGGTTCTGCTGGAGGAGGTCGGCAAGGCGCTTCGGGAGGTTGATGATCCCGAACTGCTCGGCGTTTCGATCGAGGGCACGGATATCCTGATCACGGCAAGGAGCATTCATCGCAAAACGCTGAGAGAGCTTGCGCAGATGCCGGAAACCCGGGGGATATTCCTGACCGAGATCCGCCGCGGGGCGATGTCCGTCGCAATTCCGATCCTGCCCGAAACGCAGCTTTTTCGCGGCGATGTGGTCCGGGTGACGGGACGTCCGGCCGACATCAGCGCCGCGGCGGGGAGGTTCGGCTACCTCGATCGCGAAACGGAACGCGCGGACATTGCCTTCATCGGCGCGGCCATCGTCATTGGCGCCCTGATCGGATCTCTGACGCTGAAGATCGGCGAGGTCCCGCTGACGCTTTCGACGGCTGGCGGCGTTCTCCTGGTCGGACTGCTGCTTGGCTGGCTGCGCTCGATCCGTCCCGCCTTCGGTCGCGTTCCGCGCGCGACGAGCTGGTTTATGAACTCGATCGGCCTCAACATGTTTATCGCGGTGGTCGGTCTGACAGCCGGACCCGGCATCGTTGCGGGGTTGAAGGAGCTTGGCGTCGTGTTTGTCGCGTGGACCGTTTTTGCCGCCGCTCTTCCGATGCTGCTGTCGCTCTACATCGGAAAATACCTGTTCCGGTTTGACGATGCCATCGTGCTTGGCTGCTGCGCCGGTTCGCGCACGGCAGCCGCCGCCCTGAGCATGATTACCGACCGCGCCGGAAGCCAGATCCCCGCGATCGGCTATTCTGTCGGCTATGCCACATCCAGCACGATCCTGACCCTGCTTGGGATCGTTATCGTCTTGATCAGTTGA
- the crcB gene encoding fluoride efflux transporter CrcB → MVNFLSLALLTATGGAIGSVCRWLVGLASTRLWNDHLPWGTLIVNIMGSFIIGFAVELITHKLDSSPEIRALVVTGFLGGFTTFSSFSLDNMNLVARGDSVLAIAYILVSVLVSLVFVFSGFHVARHLS, encoded by the coding sequence TTGGTTAACTTTCTGTCTCTCGCCTTGCTGACGGCAACAGGCGGCGCCATCGGCTCGGTCTGCCGCTGGCTGGTCGGTCTGGCTTCGACCCGCCTTTGGAACGATCATCTTCCCTGGGGGACCCTGATCGTGAATATCATGGGTTCGTTCATCATCGGCTTCGCCGTGGAACTGATCACCCACAAGCTTGACAGCTCACCTGAAATCCGCGCGCTGGTCGTAACCGGATTTCTCGGGGGCTTCACGACATTCTCGTCCTTCTCCCTCGACAACATGAATCTCGTGGCGCGGGGCGACTCCGTTCTTGCAATTGCCTATATACTCGTCAGCGTGCTGGTTTCGCTTGTCTTCGTTTTTTCAGGGTTTCATGTTGCCAGACATCTTTCGTGA
- a CDS encoding FUSC family protein yields the protein MALGVVLPWMAGLVAGQATHGAIASFGAYLMMVSFPRLPEAGRAKVLLSAAFVISLFAMVGGRVELGSGPFFACALAAALAQGAGELRGGYLRLPVALAALAFFLSVGQVPAGGDVVYGLTFLAGTLWALLFVLFFIPVAKKALGVERLDLLKNAAQRRFLAGIASISLLGSIAACFSPGSHPCWLAAAGLRVTKPTRRETLYRMKARGLGTLLGAAAGGLMLGFLAPAPWLHALLVGALVFVMLVIGAKRYGIWSFCLTAVALTFNFSPEAGALAIAANRVLLTIAGIGVACLMLPLLPPSPDADRQGG from the coding sequence ATGGCTCTCGGGGTCGTGCTGCCCTGGATGGCCGGGCTTGTGGCCGGTCAGGCAACGCACGGCGCGATCGCGTCCTTCGGCGCCTATCTGATGATGGTTTCATTTCCGCGCTTGCCCGAGGCGGGCAGAGCGAAAGTGCTGCTATCGGCCGCTTTTGTCATCAGCCTGTTCGCGATGGTCGGCGGTCGCGTCGAACTGGGCTCCGGTCCTTTCTTCGCCTGCGCGCTGGCGGCCGCCCTTGCGCAAGGCGCCGGAGAACTGAGGGGCGGCTACCTTCGGCTGCCGGTTGCGCTTGCCGCGCTGGCGTTCTTCCTGTCCGTCGGCCAGGTTCCTGCCGGCGGTGACGTGGTCTACGGGTTGACCTTTCTCGCCGGCACGCTGTGGGCTCTGCTTTTCGTGCTCTTCTTCATCCCCGTTGCGAAAAAGGCTTTAGGTGTCGAGCGGCTCGATCTGTTGAAAAACGCCGCCCAAAGGCGCTTCCTCGCCGGTATCGCTTCGATATCTCTGCTGGGAAGCATCGCCGCCTGTTTCAGCCCGGGCTCGCACCCCTGCTGGCTGGCCGCCGCAGGCCTCAGGGTTACAAAACCGACCCGCAGGGAGACTTTGTACCGGATGAAGGCGCGGGGTCTTGGAACGCTTCTCGGGGCGGCGGCCGGCGGATTGATGCTCGGCTTCCTTGCCCCCGCTCCCTGGCTTCACGCCCTGCTGGTCGGCGCGCTGGTTTTCGTGATGCTGGTAATCGGCGCCAAACGGTACGGCATATGGTCCTTCTGTCTGACGGCTGTCGCGCTGACGTTCAACTTCTCGCCGGAAGCCGGGGCCCTGGCTATTGCCGCCAACCGGGTTCTTCTGACGATCGCAGGCATTGGCGTGGCCTGCCTGATGCTGCCGCTGTTGCCGCCTTCGCCCGATGCGGACCGGCAGGGCGGCTGA
- a CDS encoding LuxR family transcriptional regulator, with protein sequence MLKHLAKACATIANAESLPDLEACLTKALNELGFISYNISLNRSDPLQFMERPLLTTWTTRDLDIYVNDGWFDRDPLMSHLKANTAPLFWKPGLWDGTPRQDYSEYVRYQGIAGGATLPLFAAPGKFSAITLLTIDKSVHVPDTAHAISILTSVATARMSAFTEGLPCQYNVHGFKQLSGLQVEILSWIAKGKTNSEIALIVGRTERAIAYHVSEILAKISVSSRAQAAAFYAALGLRD encoded by the coding sequence ATGCTCAAACACCTTGCAAAGGCTTGCGCCACAATCGCGAACGCGGAAAGCCTGCCTGATTTGGAGGCCTGCCTTACCAAGGCGCTCAACGAACTGGGGTTCATCAGTTACAATATCAGCCTGAACCGCAGCGATCCTTTGCAGTTCATGGAACGGCCGCTTTTGACGACATGGACGACGCGCGACCTCGATATCTATGTGAATGACGGGTGGTTCGACCGTGATCCGCTGATGTCACACCTCAAGGCAAACACGGCTCCCCTCTTCTGGAAGCCCGGCTTGTGGGATGGCACGCCCCGTCAGGACTATAGCGAATATGTGCGCTATCAGGGCATTGCCGGCGGCGCGACACTGCCGCTGTTCGCCGCGCCGGGCAAGTTCAGCGCGATCACCCTGCTGACAATCGACAAGTCAGTTCATGTTCCCGATACGGCACATGCAATCTCCATCCTCACCAGCGTGGCGACCGCGCGGATGTCGGCCTTCACGGAAGGCCTGCCTTGCCAATACAATGTTCACGGCTTCAAGCAGCTTTCCGGACTGCAGGTGGAAATCCTCAGCTGGATCGCGAAAGGGAAAACCAACAGCGAGATCGCTCTGATTGTCGGGCGCACCGAACGCGCCATCGCCTATCACGTGAGCGAGATACTGGCCAAGATCTCGGTCAGTTCCCGCGCGCAGGCCGCCGCATTCTACGCCGCTCTCGGATTGCGCGACTGA
- a CDS encoding urease subunit gamma, which yields MHFTPREIDKLLIYTLAQVAQQRKDQGLKLNHPETVSLISVAALNGARAGKTVEEVMEIARKEITRDDVMEGVVDMIPYVQVEAVFTDGSRLVTIHDPIQ from the coding sequence ATGCATTTCACGCCTCGAGAGATCGACAAGCTCTTGATCTACACGCTCGCGCAGGTCGCGCAGCAGCGCAAGGATCAGGGGTTGAAGCTCAACCATCCAGAAACCGTCTCGCTCATTTCCGTGGCCGCGCTGAACGGCGCCCGCGCGGGCAAGACCGTCGAGGAGGTCATGGAAATCGCGCGCAAGGAAATCACGCGCGACGATGTGATGGAAGGGGTCGTCGACATGATCCCCTACGTCCAGGTGGAGGCCGTCTTTACCGATGGCAGCCGTCTCGTGACCATCCATGATCCGATTCAGTGA
- a CDS encoding urease subunit beta: MTSEKKTPVGGLVLGKGDIEINAGYPTTTLKVRNTGDRPIQVGSHFHFFEVNSALEFDREQAFGKRLNIPATTALRFEPGDEKEVTLVPYQGKQRVLGFNGLVNGWVGDESYNDSRPRLVDAMERAERYGFKSSK, from the coding sequence ATGACGAGCGAGAAGAAAACCCCGGTCGGCGGCCTGGTCCTCGGCAAGGGCGATATCGAGATCAATGCGGGCTATCCGACGACCACGCTCAAGGTGCGCAACACCGGTGACAGGCCAATCCAGGTCGGCTCGCATTTTCACTTCTTCGAGGTCAATTCCGCGCTGGAATTCGACCGCGAACAGGCGTTCGGCAAGCGCCTGAACATTCCTGCAACCACCGCCCTGCGTTTCGAGCCGGGCGATGAGAAAGAGGTCACCCTTGTTCCCTATCAGGGCAAGCAACGGGTGCTCGGCTTCAATGGCCTCGTCAACGGCTGGGTCGGCGACGAGAGCTACAATGACAGCCGCCCGCGGCTGGTCGACGCGATGGAGCGCGCGGAACGCTACGGCTTCAAGTCGTCCAAGTGA